From one Magnolia sinica isolate HGM2019 chromosome 18, MsV1, whole genome shotgun sequence genomic stretch:
- the LOC131233772 gene encoding transcription factor bHLH71-like: MALEALVSNNDSNLIIYDTISATENNNHDLLFGNNVADAAVHGSHLDGLCPLDLHVNLGTSSMMLRSLAASNTAEQRPNWAAQGRKRRRRRPRICKNKEEAETQRMTHITVERNRRKQMNDHLSVLRSLMPEYYIHRGDQASVVGSAIDFVKELEQHLQSLEARKRIQQQQKIERGEEHDMTLSTTTASDNDLGSPPFAQFFTYPQYSWCHVPRGYPVGKQRAVADIEATMIETHVNLRILSRKRSRQLIKMVAAFQSIRLTVLHLSVTSLDPFVLYSFSVKVEEGCHLSSADDIAGAVHHMLTIIEEEADLCSTQEPLQPSVSQLA; this comes from the exons ATGGCACTAGAGGCACTTGTTTCTAATAACGATTCCAATCTCATCATCTACGACACTATATCAGCCACTGAAAACAACAATCATGATCTCTTGTTTGGAAACAATGTCGCCGATGCTGCTGTTCATGGATCACATTTAGATGGGTTGTGCCCATTGGATCTCCACGTGAACTTGGGCACTTCTTCGATGATGTTGAGGAGCTTGGCTGCGTCCAATACGGCAGAACAGAGGCCGAATTGGGCGGCACAAGGTCGGAAGAGGAGACGGAGAAGGCCTAGGATTTGCAAGAACAAAGAAGAAGCAGAGACGCAACGGATGACACACATTACTGTGGAACGGAACCGTCGCAAACAGATGAATGACCATCTTTCTGTCTTACGTTCTTTGATGCCTGAATACTATATACACAGG GGCGATCAAGCTTCCGTTGTAGGCAGCGCCATTGATTTCGTGAAGGAGCTTGAGCAACACCTCCAATCTCTAGAAGCTCGTAAGAGAATACAGCAGCAACAAAAaatagagagaggagaagaacatGACATGACCCTTAGCACAACGACCGCCAGCGACAATGATTTGGGTTCGCCTCCTTTCGCACAATTCTTCACCTACCCTCAGTACTCTTGGTGTCATGTCCCAAGAGGGTATCCGGTTGGGAAGCAACGGGCCGTGGCTGACATTGAGGCTACGATGATCGAGACCCATGTCAATCTTCGAATCCTCTCAAGGAAAAGATCAAGGCAACTCATTAAGATGGTAGCCGCATTTCAGTCTATCCGACTTACAGTCCTTCATCTCAGTGTCACCTCTTTGGATCCATTTGTTCTCTACTCTTTCAGCGTTAAGGTAG AGGAAGGATGCCACCTGAGCTCGGCAGACGACATTGCTGGTGCAGTTCACCACATGCTAACAATAATTGAAGAGGAAGCTGACCTGTGCTCAACGCAGGAACCTCTCCAGCCATCAGTTTCCCAACTTGCATGA